One Acanthochromis polyacanthus isolate Apoly-LR-REF ecotype Palm Island chromosome 6, KAUST_Apoly_ChrSc, whole genome shotgun sequence DNA segment encodes these proteins:
- the znf217 gene encoding LOW QUALITY PROTEIN: zinc finger protein 217 (The sequence of the model RefSeq protein was modified relative to this genomic sequence to represent the inferred CDS: inserted 1 base in 1 codon) — translation MPTHSLLPFVDSPDGLAQDILISNNASIPGPGSSMTPHTTYSEKAVSQSGGNAPLSCMFCDHTFTHQDELGPHVLTQHPATFFEPTVLRVEAEFRIPGERPRSKPSSLPTEKEEVHSCIVCGQISQDASELEAHMRKHKDYFTYCCNVCGRRFREPWFLKNHMKMHVKPGAKSKAQQEQDAPVTVNGIVQEAASEPVVTVYNMCMVCGFFYPDHDSLVEHSKIHNREVEPEKDKKLDGTTESLTKXEAFLHGLNLLPCSPGNSLQDVRSSKWIPQLDPFTTYQAWQLATKGKVAVGPNNTKDLGQDVNTDNEDCGSVKEEINIWSEGDRTVKEVLGRELRSQQQSAAESPNPQRRSLIQKDKYKERPTTCEECQRTFRTYHQLVLHSRVHKRERGGEESPTSSADGKLSTAGSLEHAEEGCEEGFEENLGSGEDGFDRSKVRSKGCSYCGKSFRSSYYLTVHLRTHTGEKPFKCAYCDYAAAQKTSLKYHLDRRHKDKPCVEISSRHVPLVPSPNDRKHENPTPSRSKLWVPKAKLYTNGTPEDRFDNVDGKLGKPGVQGNADSEKLIAKSAYFPTDDVLIKRPVPVNLKKEREEMQEENSEAPLNLSLKVSLSIPACAEPRNALIPIACSFCAYKTMYPEVLIMHKKLSHKDKSDSTNQRGFGGNVKQKRYTGCPPALDGKDVTPLMMTDRRHPRRTKSPPPPPPAKPQETTPVNPPHGPKQTPSHAAPRDLVQETLRYRHNTDSRPSQESPGYTELMRKTNAGNKYIIDRTGPLDRVGIGERSYPARSGAIWHSDAARLCLSSRFGSLPQMDFGEPSGKRLKYSVPARREAEAGEKADFRGASGNGPNKVLHTGRSVKTTPQGPGPSTASEALGPVKNTPTSIGGLDTDWSMMNLLHSYTPSDLASFYHSTRANPSHGGLANPRAGGRIVLYQHLPSLPTLQRRDPSRSFPNQRYGTTDKST, via the exons ATGCCGACTCACTCGTTGCTGCCATTTGTGGACAGCCCAGATGGACTCGCCCAAGATATTCTTATTAGTAACAATGCAAGCATCCCAGGGCCCGGCTCTAGCATGACACCGCACACCACCTACTCAGAGAAGGCTGTTTCACAATCTGGAGGAAATGCGCCGCTGTCTTGTATGTTCTGCGATCACACTTTCACTCATCAGGATGAACTAGGGCCCCACGTGTTAACGCAGCACCCCGCCACGTTCTTTGAACCGACTGTGCTGCGGGTTGAAGCAGAGTTCAGGATCCCAGGAGAGAGGCCCCGATCGAAACCGAGCAGCCTCCCGACCGAAAAAGAGGAGGTTCATAGCTGCATTGTGTGTGGACAGATCTCACAAGATGCCAGCGAGTTGGAGGCCCACATGAGGAAGCACAAGGACTACTTTACTTACTGTTGCAATGTTTGCGGACGGCGCTTTAGAGAGCCGTGGTTCCTCAAGAACCACATGAAGATGCATGTAAAACCGGGAGCAAAAAGCAAGGCCCAGCAGGAGCAGGATGCCCCAGTCACAGTCAACGGCATCGTCCAGGAAGCTGCTTCAGAGCCTGTGGTCACCGTTTACAACATGTGCAtggtttgtgggtttttctacCCGGACCATGACAGTTTGGTTGAACATAGTAAAATTCATAATCGAGAGGTGGAGCCTGAAAAAGACAAGAAGTTGGATGGCACTACTGAATCCCTCACTA AGGAAGCGTTTCTTCATGGCCTTAACCTTTTGCCTTGCTCTCCGGGAAACAGTCTGCAAGATGTGAGATCATCAAAATGGATTCCACAGCTAGATCCCTTCACCACGTATCAGGCCTGGCAACTTGCTACAAAGGGCAAGGTAGCTGTTGGGCCTAACAATACTAAAGATCTCGGCCAGGATGTTAACACAGACAATGAAGACTGTGGATCTGTCAAGGAGGAAATTAATATTTGGTCTGAGGGTGACAGAACTGTGAAAGAGGTGCTTGGGAGAGAGCTCCGGTCTCAGCAGCAGTCTGCTGCAGAAAGCCCGAACCCACAGCGAAGGTCTCTAATTCAAAAAGATAAATACAAAGAGAGGCCAACCACCTGTGAGGAATGTCAGAGAACCTTCAGGACGTACCACCAGTTAGTTCTCCACTCCAGGGTCCACAAGCGCGAGAGAGGCGGTGAGGAAAGTCCCACTTCTAGTGCTGATGGAAAACTGTCCACAGCAGGCTcactggagcatgcagaggagggCTGTGAGGAGGGCTTTGAGGAAAACCTGGGATCAG GTGAAGATGGTTTTGATCGATCAAAGGTCAGATCAAAAGGATGCAGCTACTGTGGCAAATCATTCAGATCAAGCTATTACCTCACAGTCCATTTGAGGACTCACACAG GTGAGAAACCGTTCAAGTGTGCTTACTGCGACTACGCTGCTGCCCAGAAGACTTCACTGAAGTATCACCTGGATCGGCGTCACAAGGACAAACCTTGTGTGGAGATCTCCAGCCGACATGTGCCTTTAGTGCCCTCCCCTAAtgatagaaaacatgaaaatcctACCCCAAGCAGATCCAAACTCTGGGTTCCTAAAGCCAAATTGTACACCAATGGAACACCAGAGGACAGATTTGATAATGTAGATGGTAAGCTTGGCAAGCCAGGTGTCCAAGGTAACGCTGACAGTGAGAAATTAATCGCTAAGTCTGCTTACTTCCCGACTGATGATGTGCTCATAAAGCGCCCTGTACCTGTTAACCTGAAGAAGGAAAGGGAGGAGATGCAGGAAGAGAACTCTGAGGCCCCATTAAATCTGTCTTTAAAAGTGTCTCTCTCCATCCCTGCCTGTGCAGAACCCAGAAATGCATTAATTCCAATTGcctgttcattttgtgcatatAAAACCATGTACCCAGAGGTTCTGATAATGCACAAAAAGCTGTCTCATAAAGACAAATCAGACAGTACCAATCAGCGTGGATTTGGAggcaatgtaaaacaaaaacgtTACACAGGCTGCCCGCCTGCGCTCGACGGGAAGGATGTCACCCCGCTTATGATGACTGACAGGCGCCACCCTCGTCGTACCAAgtcaccacctccaccaccaccagcaaAACCACAAGAAACTACACCTGTTAACCCTCCTCATGGCCCCAAGCAGACTCCCAGCCACGCAGCCCCACGTGACCTAGTCCAGGAGACCCTGCGTTACAGACACAACACTGATTCACGTCCCAGTCAGGAATCCCCCGGGTATACAGAGCTCATGAGAAAAACCAACGCAGGGAACAAGTACATCATTGACAGAACCGGCCCTCTGGACAGAGTGGGGATCGGTGAGAGGAGTTACCCAGCAAGGAGCGGTGCCATTTGGCACTCAGATGCTGCCAGGCTTTGCCTGTCCAGCCGATTTGGGAGCCTCCCCCAGATGGATTTTGGTGAACCATCCGGCAAGAGATTAAAGTACTCTGTTCCTGCAAGGAGGGAGGCTGAGGCTGGTGAGAAGGCTGATTTTCGAGGAGCATCGGGGAATGGACCGAACAAAGTGCTTCATACAGGGAGAAGTGTGAAAACCACACCACAGGGGCCGGGTCCATCCACAGCTTCAGAGGCTTTGGGTCCTGTAAAGAACACCCCTACATCTATTGGCGGTTTGGACACAGACTGGAGCATGATGAACCTGCTGCACTCCTACACGCCTAGCGACTTGGCATCTTTCTATCACAGCACACGAGCAAACCCCAGTCACGGAGGACTGGCCAACCCCAGAGCAG GGGGCAGAATTGTGCTGTACCAACACTTACCCAGTCTACCCACCCTGCAGAGGAGAGACCCCTCACGCTCGTTCCCTAATCAGCGCTACGGCACCACTGACAAAAGTACCTAA